AAAGTCGACCGTAACTCCAGCAATTTACGGTCGATTCTTTTTcctcccccttccccttccccgcaCCTTTCCCCTTCCTTTCCTCCCCATTCTCTCACGACGGATCAGGATCCCGCGCCTCCCCGCTGCCGACTCCCCGCCGACCGccgctccccttcctcccccggAGCCGCGCTCCCTTACCTCCCCCTGAGTccgctccccttcctccctggagccgccgcacctcccctgcagccgccgccgcctccatcgttGGACCGCCTCCATGGGACGCCGCAcgctccctcgccggcggcggcgccggatccgcctccctgggccgccgcgcacttgcccgccgtcgccgccgccggttcccGGCTCCCTGTGCTGTGCGGCGGGGGATGGGTGGCGCGGTGGGCTGCtgcgcgctcgcccgccgccaccgccgccgcatcccggCTCCCTGCGCTGTGCGGCGGGGGatgggcggcgcggtgggctgctgcgcgctcgcccgccgccaccgccgccgcatcccggCTCCCTGCGCTGTGTGGCGGGGGatgggcggcgcggtgggctactgcgcgctcgcccgccgccaccgccgccggatccggctcCCTGCCCTGTGCGGCGGGGGatgggcggcgcggtgggctactgcgcgctcgcccgccgccaccgccgccggatccggctcCCTGCCCTGTGCGGCGGGGGATGGGCGGCGCGGTGCACCGCCgacgggccggcggcgtcggcggggaggtaggttttttttattttacaaatttttttaccGACCAAAATTTtacctaattttttttcttttagattttgATGCAAATTTTTTTAGTCTAAGTTTTTTTTTCGGATGCAAAATTTTTTCTATTCTTGATACAAATTTTCTCAACTTTTTGTCTCTCAAATTTTTGTTTCTAACTTTTTCTCATCAAAAAATTCtctctccaaaatttctcttagaaaaaatttctaaaatcggaaaacgacaaaaaaattattaaaaatgaaaaaaaaacggtCGGGAGATCGAATGTAGGGAGCCCTTCCCTATGGTTAACTGTAAATTAGCGATACCCGGTAGGTTAGGTAGGTGGGCAAGTTTACAGCAGTGTTGTAGTGGGCATGCATTGCCTGCCTGTCAGTCGAGTAGTCACATGCAATGCACACCGTTTCATGTTCCCGCAGAGGTGGCTAGAATACGCGTATTGTAGCCGTTGCATCTGAGCATCCCGGGGAAAAAAAATTCAGCGGGAATATATTCCATCATCACCTCTATACGTACGTGCATGTGATCTTCCTGACCCGGTTAGATTCACAAGGATTTCGGAGATGCTTCAATTCATATATGTTCTTGTCCTGAGTTGTCGTCGTCTTTCTGGCTGATCTGCCGTGACCGCGTGAGCGAGGCTCCTCGGCTTCTTGATCCAGTTGACCAAAGTCAATCACTACCATCCTAATGGATGGTAACGCTGGACGGTACCACCCTATGCCGGCATGGACTCActttgttccaaattataattcacTTTTTCGacctcaaatttgaccactcattttatttaaaaaaattgtgcaaatatagtcaaatttatgttattttttaaaaaaatttattagTAAAGCAATCCACGATAAAAGAAATAAtattttgtataattttttaagTCGAAAAGTTTAAATGAATCATAATTTGGAATGAAGTGAGTCCATGCCAGCAGAGTAGTATTTACCTAAAATTTTGTTGTAGAAGGCAGAAAAGGTGAGGAGGCGGCTTTTTGGCTGCTCGGGCCTTACCGTCAGGGCAGGGCCTGTGCATCCACGTCGGCAGGCTTGACCGTTCGAGTCATCACATCTCACAAGAACACATAGAGAATTTCCTtccatttaatttaatttaatttaatttaactcTCTGAATGAATTTTTTAATCCCCGTGCGACCGCAACTACAACTGCTTCTGTTTGTGGCTGTGAGTGTGACGGCTGACGAACGGAAGTGCGTGGCCTCGACCTCGATCGAGTCGAAAAGGCAAGACAGCCAGGCAGGGGCCTCGAGAAGAGACCAACTGACCAAGGATCCGTCTCAATTTCCGAAGATGGGAAGAACGAAGTTGGAGGCCGTTTCGAACTCCACGAAGAAGAATTTGGTGGGTACGCAAGAGCCCCAAGCGGAGCCCACCCGGACATGTCCATATCCGTTCccttgtttctaaaaaaaccatAAAAAAAGGATAAAGCTATATCTTGCCCGAGTGTTTCTACCAGCTCCATCACCCGTTTATAGAGCCGTTCGATTTTTTCTGGGCACGCATCTGGGGTCGTCCATCTGGGTGGTGCCGGTCTGTCCTGTTCTTTTTTTATTAGCTTCTGTGGGCCCATATTGTCAGCctttatttgtttgttttttggAAATCGCGCCCATTTTAGCTGTGGGTGGCAGCTAGCTCAGGTCGCTTTCCCCATTTTTGCTTTTCCCGTTTGTTATCGAGGGCGCTCTGCTCGGAGCGAGGGGCGCTCTCTCGCCGTGCTCAGGTGAGGCGATTTCTTCATATCTCAGCCCCCCATTCGATTTAGTTTGCATATTTTGAGGTCTGCACTCTCTCTGCGAGGGTTTGTTGCGTTTTCCATTCGAGCTAGTTCGCTGCTATAGTTTGATTTCAACgtttatttggaattattttCGGGGATTCTCGTTCCTAGGTCTCTGTTTTTGGCGAATCCGAGCTCGTCCCCTGCTCCCCCACCTCATCCCCCTTGTGTGGTTTTCGATCTGCTTGTTCCCTGTGTGCAGATTGGATGGGCGACTCGAAATCCCCCCATATTTTCTATCGGTATTTTCTGCTGCGCACCCACACATCCCCTCTCTCGCACTTGATTTTCGATGTTGAATCCCCcctcccccaccaccaccaccacggcgcACGCCTCCGCTTGATTTTGAAGCTGGGAGATATTCTCTTTTAGTCGGCCTCAGCAGATgcattttttggtgtgtttaattTTGTTTGGGTATCTACGGCCGATCGATTGATAGAGATTTTTTCAGTCCATCTCGCCCCCTTTGCTCTGTTCTGGTACGCAACGCGGCTGCCGATTGGGGCATATTTGTAAGGGAATTTTGGTTTTCCCAGAGTACAGTTTGCAAATCTATTCGTTATTAGGGATTTGGGGATTCCATGGGGTATAGTGTTCTCGGTATTTTTGAGGGGCAACTAGTTATTCCAATTTTTGATAGTGCCTTCATGCACACACGCCCCACACATTTTCAGTTATGTGAGGTCAATTTGATAGGGTTATATgctttttgttttttatttgacTTTTTCATTTCAAATGAAAAATGCACTGTGCTACAATTTTAGTGCTGCCCTTCCAATATTCCCAGATCATATTAATGCACTATATATCTTTTGTTGGTGTATATAGCAGTCATTTTACTTTATTAGTGGTGCCCGAACTACACCTGCAGCTTTCTCTGATCCATATTTTGACTACGAGATTCACTATGTCATATACATCTAGGATGAGACACATTTAAACTGTATTGCCTTTGCAATGAACTTAAGACTATCAATCTAGTACTGCTTAGTTTCTATACAGAGGTACCTGAACCCCTGCATTTGTCACCAACTTTGCGGAACCAATGGTTCCTAGTGTCATGTGCTAATTTTTAGAGTTGATGCCATACCCATCTCTGTCTCAACTGAATCTCATCTAAAATTTTCTGTATAGTTGAACAACTAAACACTTTTGCACTTTGCAGCTTGTTGAATATACAAAGCTGGTAGTTGCACTACATTTTTGTTAACTCTTGGCGCCCTTGATGATTGTTAGAGAATATATTAAGTAGTAAgcattcttttattttttttagtcCTCGTTTGTACTTAAAGTGTGTCATTCACATTCGTAGTTCTTATTTTCAGTTAAAGTTATATCATTATATATTTTCAGCTCTTTGCTAATTGAAGCTGCTCCATTAGTAAATGCAAAAATCTgaaccctccctccctcttgctCTCTCGCGTCCCAGGTAAAGTTGCCTCTAGTTATCAGTCTTTTCCAATATCATATAGGTTCACTTATAGCTAACCTGGATTAAAGTTACAGCTAAATTTTGACCGTAATTTATGTGTTATCATTATGTAAATTTTGGATCTACTTGATATACAGTGTTTTGTTTTGTCATGTCCAAACTGAGTAATTTGAACCACCTATTCATATCAACATCTAGTGGCAATTGCTCTTCCTGTGCATTCGGCATTAGATTCAATAGCTGGTCATCTGCCTGGTTTCAATCTATTAGATTTTTTATAGTGGCATTTCGTTGATAACCCCCCCCCCTCAAAATCATTGATATGTGAGTCTTTGTAGCTAATGGTGTATTATGTTCATTTGATTATTTTGGTTCGGGGGCTCAAAGTTCTTAGGACATAGTTATTTGCTACAATGTGTATACTGTGAGAAATGAAAATTGATTGGGAATGGTATGAGTTTGCTACAGTACAGTGTGTGTTCTCTAGGAAATGGAAATAAAATTATTGCAGCTAAATGTTGGAATTCAGTAGTTAGTGCACAGCTTGGTTTTAGTATTTGCATGGGCTATTCTTTTTATTTCTGTATTAGAATATCAAATGCAATAGTGAAGTAATTCTTGCTCTGATCTCTTAATCAATTTGCTTGCTCTGCTAGTGGTCAATTGCCCCATAGAAATAATCTGAACTTCTATCATCTATACATTCAGGATTCACTTAAGACCCAAGTTATGTTTTGATGTGGTTTCATGTGCAAGATACACCTCGCATTCCTGTATGGTCTAGTAGGGGATTTTTGGTCTCGTCAGGGGTGGTTCTAATCTTAGAAGGGGGGTTGCAGTAATAGTTTTTATTCCACTTTTTTTTTGCCCCTTGATACTGCTAGTACTACAAACAAATATAATGTATTTTCCAAAGGGGCAGACATTGATAATATCTATGTAACTGCTTTTACTTTTAATTTACCACACATTTTATTCTCAGAATACAATGACTAGATAAGCAATCTATTTTTGCAAGTTTTATACCATGtgtatttttttccttcttttaaaTACACTATGACAATGTTTTAATTGCACCGCTCTGCTCCACTGTAAGTTCTGAGTTGGTGTCATGTATCAATTTTTATACATGTCTATTAGATGGCTACTAGAAGACGCAGAGAGCTACCTGATTATGGTATGAGTAACATAGGAGAAGAAGTTGATGACGCCCCCATTGATGAATGTTCATCCGATTCTGATGGCGCTGGACTGTCCGAGCCTGATGGTGATCCCGCTCAAAGTGAAGTTAGTGTGTCTGCCAATTTATATATTTCTAATTTCCCTTTCATTCCCATTTTTACTTGGTACATGCCTAGTTTCTTATTTTCATGTATTTTTTTAATCTAAATGATTCAGGGATCATCCTCTAGTGATGACCAAGCTTTGCAGCGAAAACTGTACAAGGAAGTTTTAATAGATGTAAGTTTTAAAACTGGACCCCCCCCCCTCGCCCCCTTTTATGTTCTGCATATTGTCCGTCTTTTTTCTATTTGTCTCTTCACTAATGTGCCTgtcaatatttttgttttttcacGTTCAACAGTATGAAAGGCTTAAAGAATTGAAAAGGAAACTCAAGTTGTCTGTAACCCTTGaggtattttttttcattttatgtaCTCCCTGTTTTTTGCCTTCTCATGTTCTTGTTTTGCTTTATCTATTTTTTAAGCCCCGTTATCATGTTCTTGTTTTGATTACTTCCAATTTTTAAGCCCACTATCATGTCTTTGTTTTGCGTTTTCCTAACTTAAGCCCATTATTATTTTCGTGTAGAACAACAAGTCTAAGCCTGACCACAAACCCAAAGACGCTTTCACCCGGTTTTCTGTCACAGCTTTTTCTTCTGTTTTGGATTCTCTAAACCCCAGACAGAGAGAAGTCATTGAGAGCTATGGGTTTGGTTCCCTGTTGAATTTTGACAAGTGCTTCGTCCCTAACAAATTTGCAAAGTGGGTAGCTAATGTGGTTGACTACAAGTATGGAGATATAGTTGTTGATGGCAAAATTATATCATTGACCAAGGAATCTGTTCACTGTGTGCTTGGTATCCCTCTTGGCGGCGATCCATTTCCTTCCGACACTGTCTGCGGGAAAGAATTTGTTTTAAACAAGTTCCAAAAGAGTTCTATACCGCCAGTGACTTTCTTTTCTAACAAGCTGGTCAAGGAAGGAGGAACGTTGTCTGATGAGGATCTCTTTGTCTGTTTCATCATTGTTGCTTTAAGTAGTTTTTTGTGTGCAAACTCTTCATCAACCCCAAGCCCTAAGTATTTTGGTATTTTTGGTGATATCAAAAGAGTGAAAGAGTTTGACTGGTGTGGATATGTCTTGGATTGGCTACTTGATGGTGTCAAATTGTTCAAAAAATCTAAACCTTCTAGGGTCAAAGACAATCGCACTCTTGCTGGATGTCTCTACTACCTTGCTGTAAGTTTATTTCTTTAGTAagtttatcttttttttatttttgttaatGAGCATATAGTCTAGTGTTTTTGCTTGGGGCACCCTTTTTCTCTCTTAATGCTGCATCATGCTCTCTCTATTTTTTACATGCTATTTCACTACTGTATTACCCAAAATATACAAAACTGTGAATTTTATGCTATTAATACTGCAATTTCATATGACttcatttttttgaaaccacccccTTTACACTCTTATTATTCTATTTTTAAATGCTGACCAATACTGTAACTATTATACACACAACTGTAAAACCGAGTAATGACCACTGTATATTTCTGGGTTTTAATATTGAACCACCCCTTTTTTGTTGTTTTGGTACAGCtgttttttcccattttcttcaACGAGCACTGGTTTGTCTTTGTCGTTGACATAAAGGATCGCAAATTTGTTTTTCTGGACTCATTATATCAAAAAGATCATGAGTTTCATGAAATTGTCAGAGACAGACTGGTTAGCTATCTACCTATATTTTCCATTCTTTATTTTGAGGAAACACCATGGTGAATGCTGATTACAGCTGCATaatgttttttttcattttatccTTTTATCTTGCAGATCACATCCTTTCAAGTCCATTGGGATAATTATGTGCAGGTTGATATGGGTTTTGGCAAATACGAGCTTTTGTATCCCAATGTCCCTCACCAACCACTGGAAAATAGGCTAGTTACTTTGATGTTTTCAGCCCCCATTTTTTCATAACCTCCTTACTGGTTGTCTTTCAAAAAATTGTATTTTATTTACTggtactttttttttatttttcccgTGTGCCCCCATGCAGTTTTGATTCTGGCATCTACACAATGATGTTCCTTGAGCACTGGAAGTCACCCAGGACAGTGATGCGTAACATATTTGACTCGTCAGATATCAACATCATCAGAGTCAAATTTGCTAATGATCTGCTATTCCTCCCTGGAAATTCTAGAAACAAAAATCGCGTCATTGAATATAGCAATTGAGGCTTCATCTAACACGATTATTTGGCACATGTCAGGTGTTATTCTGACCACAATCAACCCCCTGTTGTATGCTTTTTCTtacctttttttccttttctcacaCGTGACAAAAATTGCTaatgtttttcttctttttttgtctGCAGGCTCCCATTGAAAATATCAAGTTCAAGTTCTGCATATACATAAACCAGAAAGAATGTGTTATTTTTTCTATGCAAGAGGATATGACATAGTAGTCTACATATAGTGCTTCTTTATCCGTAGGAAATGATATTGTAATAGTCTGTGCAAGGTTAATACTCTCCCGTGCTATAGAATACTCATGTAATACCAAACAGAACTTATGTCACTTTTTTACATCGTATCTAGTATCTTTGACAAGAATAATGCCTTCATCTTTTCTCTTATTCCCTCCaaggccttttcaatctttctTCTTTCTCAGCTGGTCACTCTCTTTTTGCAATGAGCTTTTTCTTTCTGCCGCCTAGTGCTGTATCTTGCTGTGTTCTTTTTACCTTCTTTTTTGGGTTCCCACTTTGACCTGTAAAAGACAAATTTATAGGCAACATCAGTTTTGTTTTTCTATATATGAGGCGTTATATTATCTTTCTTCCTTATTTTTCCACCTTCTGCCCCATCCGACGCCCTCTCTCTCATGTTCTTCTTGCTTTTATCATCCAAACCTGTCCAACATAATCAGGTTATGATGTATTTAAATGTATACAAAATAGATTTCCTAGCATTATGTAACTAAATCTTTTTGCGCAACCCCCTACCTGCtgcatttttctttttgttttgtttcttcttttcttcttttgccATTTTCCGTCTTATCTCTTCTATAAGCGGCTTCAGCCTTGTGGGTAATGCTGGTCTGCCTTTTTGCTTCACCCGATCTGGGTCATGGAGGTCTGCAAGTTCAAGTAAGTTTGCTAAGCTACCTTGCCCCACAGTCCCACTGCCTTGCACACTTAATGATCCCACTTCACCCCCTGTATTTGTTGTAGATAGCAACAAATCAAGCATTGTGTCTAATCTGTCAAATTCTTCTTTCAGGTATTCCATCGTTTCCTCCATCTTTGACCCTTTTGAGGTTAACATTGCAGCTTTTCTTGAAAGTATGTTGTATCTTAACATTTCATGCGTCTTGGGAACAATCTCTGGCATTGGTAAGTTCATTTTCCTGTCCTTCTTCCTCCAACGGTTGATAATATACTTCTCCGGTATCTCACTGATATCTTCCTCAACTATAATTTTCAGTATATGCGAACATAGGATGCCATCCTTATTAAATTTGCCACAAATACAACTGAATTCTTCTTTGCCTTTTGTCAGATCGGTCAGCACAATATATTTCCTCATTCTATATGGTTTATATATTTGGTTATTTTTTGGCCAAACCTCAAAGCATTTGCCTTCCTCTATTTCCTTATACTTCAATCTTTCTGTTTGTTGTAGTTGGTATTGGAATTTTTGAAATATATTCCTGTTATATAACTCAATAGCCTGCTTTTCCACATTGTAACCATACATCAATTCTTTAGGCCGTTTCTCCCTGCTTTGGTTGTCTGCTATATCTTCTTTGATATTTGTCGCGTCCACCAGCCTTTGGAATTCCTTTAAGAAACTTATCACACTATAAGTAGGCCCGACATTCTCTTTCACTCTTGCATTTGTCCCCTCACTTCTTGATGTGCTTTGCAGGAAAGGAAAGAAGTCATCCTTGAAGTACACAGGTATGAACCTCTCTCTATTTTTCCCACATCTTTGTGAAATATTTGTTGTTCTCTAGGCCTTTATCTGCAATCATTTTCTGCCA
This sequence is a window from Panicum virgatum strain AP13 chromosome 7K, P.virgatum_v5, whole genome shotgun sequence. Protein-coding genes within it:
- the LOC120641897 gene encoding uncharacterized protein LOC120641897, with the protein product MATRRRRELPDYGMSNIGEEVDDAPIDECSSDSDGAGLSEPDGDPAQSEGSSSSDDQALQRKLYKEVLIDYERLKELKRKLKLSVTLENNKSKPDHKPKDAFTRFSVTAFSSVLDSLNPRQREVIESYGFGSLLNFDKCFVPNKFAKWVANVVDYKYGDIVVDGKIISLTKESVHCVLGIPLGGDPFPSDTVCGKEFVLNKFQKSSIPPVTFFSNKLVKEGGTLSDEDLFVCFIIVALSSFLCANSSSTPSPKYFGIFGDIKRVKEFDWCGYVLDWLLDGVKLFKKSKPSRVKDNRTLAGCLYYLAVDMGFGKYELLYPNVPHQPLENRLVTLMFSAPIFS